The following coding sequences lie in one Silene latifolia isolate original U9 population chromosome 5, ASM4854445v1, whole genome shotgun sequence genomic window:
- the LOC141656685 gene encoding uncharacterized protein LOC141656685 isoform X2 — protein MKDFKEETPLRCCFIKKPKKSHEYVAMHLVSRDHNLLRSLDEQRYPTSMNQSSTMALDKTGASVLYCAMREGFSLLAERILTSGLPYSLSGISGDNPLHHASKSHEQVSRLLLEKHPELIGQGLGSDTVLDRAVEDNAAWLVKLMLLEDEGTFQDCPWPWNKACRRLIWHTNSNSFGDTPLHLAARKGYIDIAKLLVLGYESAIRDEAEEWDVPESQTANDYLGVSPTNIENYEEDVPLFVALKNKHDDLGVYLLSVTVFKVAYLKDREGNNVYNIAEQNGCEKSRNSILERLVRTHAEDLLNGRSQLSKVLHPSVLKIVRHFASGDAEMSDLLRSESVSRLMVEGISRFAKDPEKNSNLHLKEAAENGEDWFVKLLLEGDSTLINDSTPAWLIACAKGHLSTVLAFVEQCDEEEFIQLCRNNKQTPLHHINLPYHECKELLANSVIQKLKNELDSDGTTPLHRAIARNDTYLAKALLETEGIQLDIEDGFRKTVLHMIEERCKHSNSDDFWFQQYKELLANPDTLRKLKNSRENDGVTLLQIAIKWKDLELAKTLVCTEGVEFSIRNRNGKTDLDLIEEGCDKDDSLCYELYKLVFDNPNYLHELKNRQVGIHKNTPLHRAIKWNDINLAKTLLETNDIELDKEDKDGYTVLDLLEKRYSSTKWGEMCREIRLDPSLKVFRFKYLQRRTSLKDMNSALSVVAALLATITFAAGFTVPGGLNSEDGTATLGTKPAFLVFSIANTVAMCSSMVVLFMLIGAMIWEAHPKATPLIDLCVSLLQLSLCGTIVAFMTGVYAIMAPKVKWVAIIVIILCSLAFVVAFVVVIFFWPLLYKPFKLIKDGVFRLVSHLRCGDFCGSKASSDDGSPPICIVSEGE, from the exons ATGAAGGACTTCAAGGAAGAAACACCATTACGTTGTTGCTtcatcaaaaaaccaaaaaagtcGCACGAATATGTAGCAATGCACTTAGTTTCAAGGGATCATAATTTGCTAAGGAGTTTAGACGAACAAAGATACCCTACTTCAATGAATCAAAGCAGCACAATGGCTCTCGACAAGACGGGTGCAAGCGTCTTATATTGTGCAATGCGTGAAGGCTTCTCACTTTTGGCCGAGCGAATTCTCACTTCCGGTCTTCCCTACAGTTTGAGCGGCATCTCTGGTGATAACCCTCTCCACCATGCTTCCAAGTCCCACG AGCAAGTATCCAGGTTACTGCTAGAAAAGCATCCTGAACTTATTGGACAAGGGCTTGGCAGTGACACAGTGCTTGATAGAGCAGTTGAAGATAATGCTGCATGGTTGGTTAAATTGATGCTTTTAGAGGACGAGGGCACTTTTCAAGACTGCCCATGGCCTTGGAATAAAGCATGCAGGAGACTGATCTGGCACACGAATTCAAACTCTTTTGGTGATACTCCTCTCCATCTTGCAGCAAGAAAGGGCTACATTGACATTGCAAAACTTTTAGTACTTGGTTATGAGTCTGCTATTCGAGACGAAGCTGAAGAGTGGGATGTTCCAGAGTCTCAAACTGCGAATGATTACCTGGGTGTTTCTCCTACGAACATTGAGAATTACGAGGAAGACGTGCCATTATTTGTAGCCCTCAAAAATAAGCATGATGATCTTGGAGTCTATTTGCTATCAGTAACCGTTTTTAAAGTGGCATATCTCAAGGATAGAGAAGGCAACAATGTTTACAACATCGCTGAACAAAATGGTTGTGAAAAATCGAGAAATTCGATATTAGAAAGATTAGTACGTACTCATGCAGAAGATTTATTAAATGGGAGGTCACAACTTAGCAAGGTACTTCATCCCAGCGTCCTCAAGATCGTCCGCCATTTTGCTTCTGGAGATGCAG AGATGAGTGATCTGTTAAGATCCGAGAGTGTCTCAAGGCTTATGGTAGAAGGAATTTCCAGATTCGCGAAAGACCCAGAAAAGAATTCAAATTTACACCTTAAAGAAGCAGCAGAAAATGGCGAAGACTGGTTTGTAAAATTGCTTTTGGAGGGAGACAGTACTTTGATAAACGATTCAACACCAGCGTGGCTAATAGCATGCGCCAAGGGTCACTTATCTACTGTTTTAGCCTTTGTTGAGCAATGTGATGAAGAAGAATTCATTCAGCTTTGTCGAAACAACAAACAAACGCCTCTTCACCATATAAATTTACCATATCATGAGTGCAAGGAATTGTTGGCCAATTCAGTGATCCAGAAGCTAAAGAATGAACTTGACAGCGATGGCACCACTCCATTGCACCGAGCCATTGCACGCAATGACACTTACCTAGCAAAAGCATTATTAGAAACTGAGGGCATACAGCTCGATATTGAGGATGGGTTTCGTAAAACAGTTTTGCATATGATTGAAGAACGATGCAAGCACAGCAATAGTGACGACTTCTGGTTTCAGCAATATAAGGAGTTGTTAGCAAATCCAGACACGCTGCGGAAGCTAAAAAATAGCAGAGAAAATGATGGAGTCACTCTATTGCAGATAGCAATAAAGTGGAAGGATCTGGAGTTGGCAAAAACATTGGTTTGTACCGAGGGTGTGGAGTTTAGTATCAGAAACAGAAACGGGAAAACGGATTTAGATTTAATTGAGGAGGGATGTGATAAAGATGATAGCCTATGTTATGAGTTGTATAAGCTGGTGTTTGATAATCCAAACTATTTACATGAGTTGAAGAACCGACAAGTTGGAATCCATAAAAATACACCTTTGCACCGAGCAATTAAGTGGAATGACATTAACTTGGCTAAAACATTACTGGAGACAAATGACATTGAACTCGACAAGGAGGATAAGGATGGTTATACAGTCTTGGATTTGCTCGAAAAGCGCTACTCTTCTACAAAATGG GGTGAGATGTGCCGTGAGATAAGGTTGGATCCAAGCCTCAAAGTTTTCAGGTTCAAGTATCTACAACGGAGAACGTCACTGAAAGACATGAACAGCGCACTTTCGGTAGTAGCAGCTCTATTAGCCACCATCACCTTTGCAGCAGGGTTTACTGTTCCAGGCGGTTTGAACAGCGAGGATGGGACAGCCACCCTAGGAACAAAACCAGCGTTTCTCGTGTTCTCAATTGCAAACACTGTAGCAATGTGCAGCTCCATGGTTGTCTTGTTCATGTTGATTGGGGCAATGATTTGGGAGGCCCATCCTAAAGCCACTCCTTTAATCGACTTATGTGTGTCCCTTCTTCAGTTATCTTTGTGCGGTACAATTGTGGCATTTATGACCGGGGTGTATGCAATTATGGCCCCTAAAGTTAAATGGGTTGCCATTATTGTGATTATCTTGTGCTCGTTAGCATTTGTGGTGGCTTTCGTTGTTGTTATCTTTTTTTGGCCCCTCCTTTACAAGCCCTTCAAATTGATAAAAGATGGTGTGTTTCGGTTAGTTAGCCATTTGAGATGCGGGGATTTCTGTGGTAGTAAAGCTAGCTCTGATGACGGTTCACCACCTATTTGTATAGTTAGTGAAGGAGAATAA
- the LOC141656685 gene encoding uncharacterized protein LOC141656685 isoform X1, whose amino-acid sequence MDRLLSAATKGDVETLKEVISEIDVGELSSFFTGREELLAGNLIHRAVKNNHYAFLSEALTILPSDVILEYICQVDRSEKSNPLHYAAKEGNIFIVKLLANAYVAASTALGNQGTPPWLMKDFKEETPLRCCFIKKPKKSHEYVAMHLVSRDHNLLRSLDEQRYPTSMNQSSTMALDKTGASVLYCAMREGFSLLAERILTSGLPYSLSGISGDNPLHHASKSHEQVSRLLLEKHPELIGQGLGSDTVLDRAVEDNAAWLVKLMLLEDEGTFQDCPWPWNKACRRLIWHTNSNSFGDTPLHLAARKGYIDIAKLLVLGYESAIRDEAEEWDVPESQTANDYLGVSPTNIENYEEDVPLFVALKNKHDDLGVYLLSVTVFKVAYLKDREGNNVYNIAEQNGCEKSRNSILERLVRTHAEDLLNGRSQLSKVLHPSVLKIVRHFASGDAEMSDLLRSESVSRLMVEGISRFAKDPEKNSNLHLKEAAENGEDWFVKLLLEGDSTLINDSTPAWLIACAKGHLSTVLAFVEQCDEEEFIQLCRNNKQTPLHHINLPYHECKELLANSVIQKLKNELDSDGTTPLHRAIARNDTYLAKALLETEGIQLDIEDGFRKTVLHMIEERCKHSNSDDFWFQQYKELLANPDTLRKLKNSRENDGVTLLQIAIKWKDLELAKTLVCTEGVEFSIRNRNGKTDLDLIEEGCDKDDSLCYELYKLVFDNPNYLHELKNRQVGIHKNTPLHRAIKWNDINLAKTLLETNDIELDKEDKDGYTVLDLLEKRYSSTKWGEMCREIRLDPSLKVFRFKYLQRRTSLKDMNSALSVVAALLATITFAAGFTVPGGLNSEDGTATLGTKPAFLVFSIANTVAMCSSMVVLFMLIGAMIWEAHPKATPLIDLCVSLLQLSLCGTIVAFMTGVYAIMAPKVKWVAIIVIILCSLAFVVAFVVVIFFWPLLYKPFKLIKDGVFRLVSHLRCGDFCGSKASSDDGSPPICIVSEGE is encoded by the exons ATGGACCGCCTATTAAGTGCAGCCACAAAAGGCGATGTGGAGACTTTAAAGGAAGTTATTAGTGAAATCGATGTTGGGGAGTTGAGTTCATTTTTTACGGGACGTGAAGAGTTATTGGCTGGTAACTTGATTCATAGGGCCGTGAAAAATAATCACTACGCATTCTTATCAGAAGCTCTAACAATTTTACCGTCCGATGTGATTCTTGAATATATTTGTCAAGTTGACAGATCCGAAAAGTCAAACCCTCTTCATTATGCAGCCAAGGAAGGTAATATCTTCATCGTCAAACTGTTGGCCAATGCCTATGTCGCTGCTTCCACTGCTCTTGGGAACCAG GGGACACCACCATGGTTGATGAAGGACTTCAAGGAAGAAACACCATTACGTTGTTGCTtcatcaaaaaaccaaaaaagtcGCACGAATATGTAGCAATGCACTTAGTTTCAAGGGATCATAATTTGCTAAGGAGTTTAGACGAACAAAGATACCCTACTTCAATGAATCAAAGCAGCACAATGGCTCTCGACAAGACGGGTGCAAGCGTCTTATATTGTGCAATGCGTGAAGGCTTCTCACTTTTGGCCGAGCGAATTCTCACTTCCGGTCTTCCCTACAGTTTGAGCGGCATCTCTGGTGATAACCCTCTCCACCATGCTTCCAAGTCCCACG AGCAAGTATCCAGGTTACTGCTAGAAAAGCATCCTGAACTTATTGGACAAGGGCTTGGCAGTGACACAGTGCTTGATAGAGCAGTTGAAGATAATGCTGCATGGTTGGTTAAATTGATGCTTTTAGAGGACGAGGGCACTTTTCAAGACTGCCCATGGCCTTGGAATAAAGCATGCAGGAGACTGATCTGGCACACGAATTCAAACTCTTTTGGTGATACTCCTCTCCATCTTGCAGCAAGAAAGGGCTACATTGACATTGCAAAACTTTTAGTACTTGGTTATGAGTCTGCTATTCGAGACGAAGCTGAAGAGTGGGATGTTCCAGAGTCTCAAACTGCGAATGATTACCTGGGTGTTTCTCCTACGAACATTGAGAATTACGAGGAAGACGTGCCATTATTTGTAGCCCTCAAAAATAAGCATGATGATCTTGGAGTCTATTTGCTATCAGTAACCGTTTTTAAAGTGGCATATCTCAAGGATAGAGAAGGCAACAATGTTTACAACATCGCTGAACAAAATGGTTGTGAAAAATCGAGAAATTCGATATTAGAAAGATTAGTACGTACTCATGCAGAAGATTTATTAAATGGGAGGTCACAACTTAGCAAGGTACTTCATCCCAGCGTCCTCAAGATCGTCCGCCATTTTGCTTCTGGAGATGCAG AGATGAGTGATCTGTTAAGATCCGAGAGTGTCTCAAGGCTTATGGTAGAAGGAATTTCCAGATTCGCGAAAGACCCAGAAAAGAATTCAAATTTACACCTTAAAGAAGCAGCAGAAAATGGCGAAGACTGGTTTGTAAAATTGCTTTTGGAGGGAGACAGTACTTTGATAAACGATTCAACACCAGCGTGGCTAATAGCATGCGCCAAGGGTCACTTATCTACTGTTTTAGCCTTTGTTGAGCAATGTGATGAAGAAGAATTCATTCAGCTTTGTCGAAACAACAAACAAACGCCTCTTCACCATATAAATTTACCATATCATGAGTGCAAGGAATTGTTGGCCAATTCAGTGATCCAGAAGCTAAAGAATGAACTTGACAGCGATGGCACCACTCCATTGCACCGAGCCATTGCACGCAATGACACTTACCTAGCAAAAGCATTATTAGAAACTGAGGGCATACAGCTCGATATTGAGGATGGGTTTCGTAAAACAGTTTTGCATATGATTGAAGAACGATGCAAGCACAGCAATAGTGACGACTTCTGGTTTCAGCAATATAAGGAGTTGTTAGCAAATCCAGACACGCTGCGGAAGCTAAAAAATAGCAGAGAAAATGATGGAGTCACTCTATTGCAGATAGCAATAAAGTGGAAGGATCTGGAGTTGGCAAAAACATTGGTTTGTACCGAGGGTGTGGAGTTTAGTATCAGAAACAGAAACGGGAAAACGGATTTAGATTTAATTGAGGAGGGATGTGATAAAGATGATAGCCTATGTTATGAGTTGTATAAGCTGGTGTTTGATAATCCAAACTATTTACATGAGTTGAAGAACCGACAAGTTGGAATCCATAAAAATACACCTTTGCACCGAGCAATTAAGTGGAATGACATTAACTTGGCTAAAACATTACTGGAGACAAATGACATTGAACTCGACAAGGAGGATAAGGATGGTTATACAGTCTTGGATTTGCTCGAAAAGCGCTACTCTTCTACAAAATGG GGTGAGATGTGCCGTGAGATAAGGTTGGATCCAAGCCTCAAAGTTTTCAGGTTCAAGTATCTACAACGGAGAACGTCACTGAAAGACATGAACAGCGCACTTTCGGTAGTAGCAGCTCTATTAGCCACCATCACCTTTGCAGCAGGGTTTACTGTTCCAGGCGGTTTGAACAGCGAGGATGGGACAGCCACCCTAGGAACAAAACCAGCGTTTCTCGTGTTCTCAATTGCAAACACTGTAGCAATGTGCAGCTCCATGGTTGTCTTGTTCATGTTGATTGGGGCAATGATTTGGGAGGCCCATCCTAAAGCCACTCCTTTAATCGACTTATGTGTGTCCCTTCTTCAGTTATCTTTGTGCGGTACAATTGTGGCATTTATGACCGGGGTGTATGCAATTATGGCCCCTAAAGTTAAATGGGTTGCCATTATTGTGATTATCTTGTGCTCGTTAGCATTTGTGGTGGCTTTCGTTGTTGTTATCTTTTTTTGGCCCCTCCTTTACAAGCCCTTCAAATTGATAAAAGATGGTGTGTTTCGGTTAGTTAGCCATTTGAGATGCGGGGATTTCTGTGGTAGTAAAGCTAGCTCTGATGACGGTTCACCACCTATTTGTATAGTTAGTGAAGGAGAATAA